One window of Anaeromyxobacter diazotrophicus genomic DNA carries:
- a CDS encoding aldo/keto reductase, with amino-acid sequence MRTRKLGRQGLTVSAVGLGCMGMSEFYGPGDEAESIATLHRALELGVTLLDTADMYGPFKNEELVGRALRGRRDQAVLATKFGNERRADGSWVGINGRPEYVRRACDASLARLGVDHVDLYYQHRVDPTVPIEETVGAMAELVKAGKVRFLGLSEAAPATLRRAHAVHPVSALQTEYSLWSRDVEDEILPTVRELGIGFVAYSPLGRGFLSGQIRRPEDLAEGDFRRSNPRFQGENFQRNLALVDRVRELAAEKRVTPSQLALAWVLSRGEDVVPIPGTKRRKYLEENAAAADLTLGAEDLRRIEAAAPRGAFAGTRYPAEAMKRLNL; translated from the coding sequence ATGCGAACGCGCAAGCTGGGCCGGCAGGGGCTCACCGTCTCGGCGGTGGGGCTCGGCTGCATGGGGATGAGCGAGTTCTACGGGCCGGGCGACGAGGCGGAGTCGATCGCGACCCTGCACCGGGCGCTCGAGCTCGGGGTCACCCTGCTCGACACGGCCGACATGTACGGTCCGTTCAAGAACGAGGAGCTGGTCGGGCGCGCCCTGCGCGGGCGGCGCGACCAGGCGGTGCTCGCCACCAAGTTCGGGAACGAGCGCCGCGCCGACGGGTCGTGGGTGGGCATCAACGGCCGGCCCGAGTATGTCCGGCGGGCGTGCGACGCGTCCCTCGCGCGGCTCGGCGTCGACCACGTGGACCTCTACTACCAGCACCGCGTCGACCCGACCGTCCCCATCGAGGAGACGGTCGGCGCCATGGCGGAGCTGGTGAAGGCGGGGAAGGTGCGCTTCCTCGGCCTCTCCGAGGCTGCGCCCGCCACGCTCCGCCGCGCGCACGCCGTGCACCCGGTGAGCGCGCTCCAGACCGAGTACTCGCTGTGGAGCCGCGACGTCGAGGACGAGATCCTCCCCACCGTGCGCGAGCTCGGGATCGGCTTCGTCGCCTACAGCCCGCTCGGCCGCGGCTTCCTGTCCGGCCAGATCCGCCGCCCGGAGGACCTGGCCGAGGGCGACTTCCGCCGCTCGAACCCGCGCTTCCAGGGCGAGAACTTCCAGCGGAACCTGGCGCTGGTGGACCGGGTCCGCGAGCTCGCGGCGGAGAAGCGGGTGACGCCCTCCCAGCTCGCGCTGGCCTGGGTGCTCTCGCGGGGGGAGGACGTGGTGCCCATCCCGGGCACGAAGCGGCGCAAGTACCTGGAGGAGAACGCCGCCGCCGCCGATCTGACGCTCGGCGCCGAGGACCTGCGCCGGATCGAGGCGGCCGCGCCCCGCGGCGCCTTCGCCGGCACGCGCTATCCGGCCGAGGCGATGAAGCGGCTCAACCTGTGA
- a CDS encoding PTS sugar transporter subunit IIA: MTQLDLRSAAKFLGVDDATLTRWIRRGEISARRVHEQWQLDRFDLLEFAAARGLAVPPEMLAEPDEGGPALPRLSEAVRAGGVQHAVPGTDKASVLRAVVDALRLPPAVDRGFLHQMLLAREHLGSTGLGHGVAIPHPRNPILLRVPAPMVAVSYLAQPIAYDALDGAPVHTLFTLVSRSMRVHLHLLAVLAAALRDPAVAELVASRAGEPALLEAFDRVEAALAQRRAGPAEEPT; encoded by the coding sequence ATGACGCAGCTCGACCTCCGCTCCGCAGCCAAGTTCCTGGGCGTGGACGACGCCACGCTGACGCGGTGGATCCGCCGGGGCGAGATCTCCGCCCGGCGCGTCCACGAGCAGTGGCAGCTCGACCGCTTCGACCTGCTCGAGTTCGCCGCGGCGCGCGGCCTGGCGGTGCCCCCCGAGATGCTGGCCGAGCCGGACGAGGGCGGCCCGGCGCTGCCCCGCCTCTCGGAGGCGGTGCGCGCGGGCGGCGTCCAGCACGCCGTCCCGGGGACCGACAAGGCCTCGGTGCTGCGCGCGGTGGTGGACGCGCTGCGGCTGCCGCCGGCCGTCGACCGCGGCTTCCTCCACCAGATGTTGCTCGCGCGCGAGCACCTCGGCTCCACCGGGCTCGGCCACGGCGTCGCCATCCCGCACCCGCGCAACCCCATCCTGCTGCGGGTGCCGGCGCCGATGGTGGCGGTGTCGTACCTGGCGCAGCCCATCGCCTACGACGCGCTCGACGGCGCCCCCGTGCACACCCTCTTCACGCTCGTCTCCCGCTCGATGCGGGTCCACCTGCACCTCCTGGCCGTGCTCGCGGCGGCGCTGCGCGACCCGGCGGTGGCGGAGCTCGTCGCCTCCCGCGCCGGCGAGCCCGCGCTGCTCGAGGCGTTCGACCGGGTCGAGGCCGCCCTCGCGCAGCGGCGCGCCGGCCCCGCCGAGGAGCCCACGTGA
- a CDS encoding serine/threonine-protein kinase: MPTCPTCRRACEEGATACPVDATPLVPDPLLGQILGERYRLLAVLGEGGMGTVYRAEHVVLRKRMAVKVLRPELSADQDLVRRFQQEAVAASAIGQENIVDVTDFGRTAQGALYFVMEELEGQGLSVLLAAGPPPLERALLILAQVCRALAAAHGRGIVHRDLKPDNVIVVRREDGTDFVKVVDFGISKNGAGPEPGRLTTRAGFIMGTPEYMAPEQGASATVDHRADIYAFGVLAYELLTGRLPLRGETAIATLLEHQTKVPEAPSQLRPGLPPALDALVMKALEKRPEQRQQSMFEVAAELTPVLAGLGLPPVYERAPTPAPRFAPGSGLTQRFESLAGPGSALSRSTGRGATLALEEGQTAGSRRGRGRRARYGAALVLAVAAIAVLVALRRAPAPDAAAARAPGERAAAARGEPTPAPPAPAPDLPSQTLTVTPAPSRAEQRISPPARGRALGGRPASGDNRGRKLDDLKPDPF, encoded by the coding sequence ATGCCGACCTGTCCGACCTGCCGGAGGGCATGCGAGGAGGGCGCCACCGCGTGCCCGGTGGACGCGACCCCGCTCGTCCCGGATCCGCTCCTCGGGCAGATCCTCGGAGAGCGCTATCGCCTGCTCGCGGTCCTCGGCGAGGGCGGCATGGGGACCGTCTACCGCGCCGAGCACGTCGTGCTGCGCAAGCGCATGGCGGTGAAGGTGCTCCGGCCGGAGCTGTCGGCGGACCAGGACCTGGTGCGCCGCTTCCAGCAGGAGGCGGTCGCCGCCAGCGCCATCGGGCAGGAGAACATCGTCGACGTCACGGACTTCGGGCGCACCGCCCAGGGCGCGCTCTACTTCGTGATGGAGGAGCTGGAGGGGCAGGGCCTCTCGGTCCTGCTCGCCGCCGGCCCGCCGCCCCTGGAGCGGGCGCTGCTCATCCTGGCGCAGGTCTGCCGCGCCCTCGCCGCCGCGCACGGCCGCGGCATCGTCCACCGCGACCTCAAGCCGGACAACGTGATCGTGGTCCGGCGCGAGGACGGGACGGACTTCGTGAAGGTGGTGGACTTCGGGATCTCGAAGAACGGCGCCGGCCCCGAGCCCGGGCGGCTCACCACCCGCGCCGGCTTCATCATGGGCACCCCGGAGTACATGGCGCCCGAGCAGGGCGCCTCGGCCACCGTCGACCACCGCGCCGACATCTACGCCTTCGGCGTGCTCGCCTACGAGCTCTTGACCGGCCGGCTCCCGCTCCGCGGCGAGACCGCCATCGCCACCCTGCTCGAGCACCAGACCAAGGTGCCGGAGGCGCCCAGCCAGCTCCGCCCCGGGCTGCCCCCGGCGCTCGACGCGCTCGTGATGAAGGCGCTCGAGAAGCGGCCCGAGCAGCGCCAGCAGAGCATGTTCGAGGTCGCCGCCGAGCTCACCCCGGTGCTCGCCGGGCTGGGGTTGCCGCCCGTGTACGAGCGCGCCCCCACGCCGGCGCCGCGCTTCGCCCCGGGATCGGGCCTGACCCAGCGCTTCGAGTCGCTGGCCGGGCCGGGGTCCGCCCTGTCCCGCTCGACCGGTCGCGGCGCGACCCTGGCGCTGGAGGAGGGGCAGACCGCGGGGTCCCGGCGCGGCCGCGGCCGGCGCGCGCGCTACGGCGCCGCCCTCGTCCTGGCCGTGGCCGCGATCGCCGTCCTGGTCGCCCTGCGCCGCGCTCCGGCCCCGGACGCCGCGGCGGCGCGCGCGCCCGGGGAGCGCGCCGCGGCCGCGCGGGGCGAGCCCACCCCGGCGCCGCCTGCGCCCGCGCCCGACCTCCCCTCACAGACACTCACCGTCACCCCCGCCCCATCCCGGGCGGAGCAGCGGATCTCGCCGCCGGCGCGCGGCCGAGCGCTTGGCGGGCGGCCTGCGAGCGGCGACAATCGCGGCCGCAAGCTCGACGATCTGAAACCGGACCCCTTCTGA
- a CDS encoding PEGA domain-containing protein, whose protein sequence is MRALLAALLLAAAAPAAGQDPLAAAGEATAQAKAHFRRGTELYRAARYRPAIAEFEAAWRLRPHGAIQYNLGQCHERLGELGPALAAYRAYLKAAPEAQDRRAVEALMAALAARLGARGVQQLFVESAPPGAEVSVDALPRGPTPLAAELPLGAHRLLLEKPGFAPLRREVVLAPDRTLELSLPLAPEAPLARRAPDLAPAAAAAPLSAGAGLAAPPEVKVSAGGARRYTWVAAGVAGAALVAGIAYGLAARSASAELRSSEHTGATAQQLAADAAARARNANVLYGVAAAAGAAGVTLFFLEGTF, encoded by the coding sequence ATGCGCGCCCTCCTCGCCGCCCTCCTCCTCGCCGCCGCCGCGCCCGCCGCCGGGCAGGACCCGCTCGCCGCGGCCGGCGAGGCGACGGCCCAGGCGAAGGCGCACTTCCGGCGCGGGACCGAGCTCTACCGCGCGGCCCGCTACCGGCCCGCCATCGCCGAGTTCGAGGCCGCCTGGCGGCTCCGGCCGCACGGCGCGATCCAGTACAACCTCGGGCAGTGCCACGAGCGCCTGGGCGAGCTCGGCCCGGCGCTCGCCGCCTACCGCGCCTACCTGAAGGCGGCGCCCGAGGCCCAGGACCGCCGGGCGGTCGAGGCGCTCATGGCGGCGCTGGCGGCGCGGCTCGGCGCCCGCGGGGTGCAGCAGCTCTTCGTGGAGAGCGCGCCGCCCGGCGCCGAGGTGAGCGTCGACGCGCTGCCGCGCGGGCCGACGCCGCTCGCGGCCGAGCTGCCGCTGGGCGCGCACCGGCTCCTGCTGGAGAAGCCCGGCTTCGCCCCGCTCCGGCGCGAGGTGGTGCTCGCGCCCGACCGCACGCTCGAGCTCTCGCTGCCGCTCGCGCCCGAGGCGCCGCTCGCGCGCCGCGCGCCCGACCTCGCTCCGGCCGCCGCGGCCGCCCCGCTCTCCGCCGGCGCCGGGCTGGCCGCGCCGCCCGAGGTGAAGGTCAGCGCCGGCGGCGCACGCCGCTACACCTGGGTCGCGGCCGGCGTCGCCGGCGCGGCGCTCGTGGCCGGGATCGCGTACGGGCTCGCGGCGCGGAGCGCGAGCGCCGAGCTCCGCTCCAGCGAGCACACCGGGGCGACCGCCCAGCAGCTCGCCGCCGACGCCGCCGCGCGCGCCCGCAACGCCAACGTCCTCTACGGCGTCGCGGCGGCGGCGGGCGCGGCCGGGGTGACGCTGTTCTTCCTGGAGGGCACCTTCTGA
- a CDS encoding GlsB/YeaQ/YmgE family stress response membrane protein: MGIIAWIVFGFIIGLLARALVPGRQHMGFVMTTLLGVAGSLVGGLVATALGGGSVQELHGAGFLGSLIGAILLLVIAGAAMRPRRAAL; encoded by the coding sequence ATGGGGATCATCGCCTGGATCGTCTTCGGCTTCATCATCGGCCTCCTGGCGCGCGCGCTGGTGCCGGGCCGGCAGCACATGGGCTTCGTCATGACGACGCTGCTCGGGGTGGCGGGCTCGCTCGTCGGCGGCCTGGTGGCCACCGCGCTCGGCGGCGGCTCGGTGCAGGAGCTGCACGGCGCCGGGTTCCTGGGCAGCCTCATCGGCGCCATCCTGCTGCTCGTCATCGCGGGCGCGGCCATGCGACCGCGCCGTGCGGCGCTGTGA
- a CDS encoding FHA domain-containing protein translates to MAELFVVNGICGGTVFFLPDVPTVLGRSPECHVQVADPWISSMHALFERRGEQLWVVDLDSRNGTFVDEQRVHEAPIQPGARLRFGRTSTELRARAEPAPPPGILSDQRTIIRYIADLSAEAGVAPLPPAGPPAAATSIAEAVAPDEGTPRRDTVRGGGTTGVARRQIGVLNEIGRAQLGAATLAEALERLLHVLSAATGAESSSVLLMDERGELTSVAAQPAEAPPRRSATLIEATLRSRAGILTLDAQQDLRFAQSQSIIAQGMRSCICAPIWADNRILGVLLLERGLADAFNADDLELATQVGFQAALAVERMRIAERTRAGDELRQLLLQHLDEAAAAALLRADVAERDPLEPVLREQAGAVVVALGGLDAAAAALPAAEVTARVLALQAALAAAARAAGAAVEERLGGGLLAVFGLVARDDGAPASAARCGAALAELARDLEAARAAPRLAVRVGVASGPALVGNFGTPEQPRLRAVGEAVELAELRAAQAAPGEVAGGPPRGG, encoded by the coding sequence TTGGCCGAGCTCTTCGTGGTGAACGGCATCTGCGGCGGGACCGTCTTCTTCCTGCCCGACGTCCCCACGGTCCTGGGGCGCTCTCCGGAGTGCCACGTCCAGGTGGCCGACCCCTGGATCTCGAGCATGCACGCGCTGTTCGAGCGCCGCGGCGAGCAGCTGTGGGTGGTCGACCTCGACAGCCGCAACGGCACCTTCGTCGACGAGCAGCGCGTGCACGAGGCGCCCATCCAGCCCGGCGCGCGGCTGCGCTTCGGGCGGACCTCGACCGAGCTGCGGGCCCGCGCCGAGCCGGCCCCGCCGCCCGGCATCCTCTCCGACCAGCGCACCATCATCCGCTACATCGCCGACCTCTCGGCCGAGGCCGGCGTCGCCCCGCTCCCGCCGGCTGGACCGCCGGCCGCCGCCACCTCCATCGCCGAGGCGGTGGCCCCGGACGAGGGCACGCCGCGCCGCGACACCGTGCGCGGCGGCGGCACGACCGGGGTGGCCCGCCGCCAGATCGGCGTGCTGAACGAGATCGGCCGGGCGCAGCTCGGCGCGGCCACGCTGGCGGAGGCCCTGGAGCGGCTCCTGCACGTCCTCTCCGCCGCCACCGGCGCCGAGAGCTCGAGCGTGCTGCTCATGGACGAGCGCGGCGAGCTCACCTCGGTCGCGGCGCAGCCCGCCGAGGCCCCGCCGCGCCGCTCCGCGACCTTGATCGAGGCCACCCTGCGCAGCCGGGCCGGCATCCTCACCCTGGACGCCCAGCAGGACCTCCGGTTCGCCCAGAGCCAGTCGATCATCGCCCAGGGCATGCGGTCGTGCATCTGCGCGCCGATCTGGGCGGACAACCGGATCCTGGGCGTGCTCCTGCTCGAGCGCGGCCTCGCCGACGCGTTCAACGCCGACGACCTCGAGCTCGCCACCCAGGTCGGGTTCCAGGCCGCGCTGGCGGTGGAGCGGATGCGCATCGCCGAGCGGACGCGCGCGGGCGACGAGCTCCGCCAGCTCCTCCTGCAGCACCTCGACGAGGCGGCCGCGGCGGCGCTGCTGCGCGCCGACGTCGCCGAGCGCGATCCGCTCGAGCCGGTGCTGCGCGAGCAGGCCGGCGCGGTGGTGGTCGCGCTGGGCGGGCTCGACGCGGCCGCGGCGGCGCTGCCGGCGGCGGAGGTGACCGCGCGCGTGCTGGCGCTGCAGGCCGCGCTCGCGGCCGCCGCCCGCGCCGCGGGCGCCGCCGTCGAGGAGCGGCTCGGCGGCGGGCTGCTGGCGGTCTTCGGGCTGGTCGCCCGCGACGACGGCGCGCCCGCCAGCGCCGCGCGCTGCGGCGCCGCGCTCGCCGAGCTGGCGCGGGACCTGGAGGCGGCGCGCGCGGCGCCCCGCCTCGCCGTCCGCGTCGGGGTGGCGTCCGGCCCGGCGCTGGTGGGGAACTTCGGGACCCCGGAGCAGCCGCGGCTGCGCGCGGTGGGCGAGGCGGTCGAGCTCGCCGAGCTGCGCGCCGCGCAGGCCGCGCCGGGCGAGGTGGCCGGCGGACCGCCGCGCGGCGGCTGA
- a CDS encoding right-handed parallel beta-helix repeat-containing protein has translation MRAAALPLALALCACQVATEGAPCSSAASCPSGQRCGADGRCSASAASCPPPGLAFHVDPVAGSDLAQVPEPTGALAPAACRFRALGPALLAAAQAAGPGGAAVTVQVHGGTASGPAVFTELLPPIAAGVSLSGGDGPDGAYVLQPPSPIVLVPGASLSGFVLRPGADRIDGVVVACAGASALAAVVHDVRVEGAAPGGAPPSFSAGVRSTGACSVTVKDATFDGVAVAVQARAGGTLLVDGCTIVRGGRGVWLDGSVPLTATIRDTTIEQGSDTGLQVDQATRATLTLAGNTIDRNCAIRQRSGRRGGGVVFLGGTPGQLAFTGNRVYGNGYDQVLVDPAGAEEQDALQLVGAADAARCATEANQLDCYDPLHGGMGVAWAGGQGGVHVAAQGNSWAAGPPAQGADYGAGVDAGAAGGWYCPAAVLPCPQPPVACP, from the coding sequence ATGCGCGCCGCCGCGCTCCCGCTCGCCCTGGCGCTCTGCGCCTGCCAGGTCGCCACCGAGGGCGCGCCGTGCTCGTCGGCGGCGAGCTGCCCGTCCGGCCAGAGGTGCGGGGCGGACGGGCGCTGCAGCGCGAGCGCGGCCTCGTGCCCACCCCCCGGCCTCGCCTTCCACGTCGATCCGGTCGCCGGTTCGGACCTCGCGCAGGTGCCGGAGCCGACCGGCGCGCTCGCGCCCGCCGCCTGCCGCTTCCGCGCGCTCGGCCCCGCCCTCCTCGCCGCCGCCCAGGCGGCCGGCCCCGGCGGCGCGGCGGTGACGGTGCAGGTCCACGGCGGGACGGCCTCCGGCCCGGCGGTCTTCACCGAGCTGTTGCCGCCCATCGCGGCCGGCGTGTCGCTCTCGGGCGGGGACGGGCCGGACGGCGCCTACGTGCTGCAGCCCCCGAGCCCCATCGTGCTCGTGCCGGGCGCCAGCCTCTCGGGCTTCGTGCTCCGCCCCGGGGCGGACCGGATCGACGGGGTGGTGGTGGCCTGCGCCGGGGCCTCGGCGCTCGCCGCCGTGGTCCACGACGTCCGGGTCGAGGGCGCGGCGCCCGGGGGCGCGCCGCCGAGCTTCTCGGCCGGCGTGCGCTCCACCGGCGCGTGCTCGGTCACCGTGAAGGACGCGACCTTCGACGGGGTCGCGGTGGCCGTCCAGGCGAGGGCGGGCGGGACGCTGCTCGTGGACGGCTGCACCATCGTCCGCGGCGGCCGGGGCGTCTGGCTCGACGGCTCGGTGCCGCTCACCGCGACGATCCGCGACACCACCATCGAGCAGGGGAGCGACACCGGGCTCCAGGTCGACCAGGCCACCCGCGCCACGCTCACGCTCGCCGGGAACACCATCGACCGCAACTGCGCCATCCGCCAGCGCTCGGGGCGGCGCGGCGGCGGGGTGGTGTTCCTGGGGGGGACGCCTGGCCAGCTCGCCTTCACCGGCAACCGCGTCTACGGCAACGGCTACGACCAGGTGCTGGTCGATCCGGCCGGCGCCGAGGAGCAGGACGCGCTCCAGCTCGTCGGCGCCGCCGACGCCGCGCGCTGCGCGACCGAGGCCAACCAGCTCGACTGCTATGACCCGCTGCACGGGGGCATGGGCGTGGCGTGGGCGGGGGGGCAGGGCGGTGTCCACGTCGCGGCGCAGGGGAACTCCTGGGCGGCGGGCCCGCCCGCGCAGGGCGCGGACTACGGCGCCGGCGTCGACGCCGGCGCGGCCGGCGGCTGGTACTGCCCGGCCGCGGTCCTGCCCTGCCCGCAGCCGCCGGTCGCCTGCCCGTGA